ATTTATGGTTTCAGTGTACCGGATATGATGGGCATCGAATACCGTCCGGCTGTTCGCGGAGAGAAGATTATTCCGGTTGATCGCTTTGGGGTGAAAGTCATTTCCATGGGTTTCTTTGTTGAAGATAATTCACCGATTATCTGGCGCGGGCCGATGCTCGGCAAAATGATTAATAGCTTCTTTTCGGAAGTGGAGTGGGGCGATCTGGACTACCTACTTCTCGACCTGCCACCAGGAACAGGAGATATTGCAATGGACGTCCATGACCTCCTGCCATCCTGTAAAGAAGTTATTGTGACAACCCCGCATCCGTCTGCAGCATTTGTCGCAGCACGTGCAGGGCAGATGGCACTCAAGACAGAACATGAAATACTCGGTGTCATTGAAAATATGGCATATTATGAAAGCAAGAAGACCGGAGAAAAAGAATACGTCTTCGGTAAAGGCGGCGGAGAGAAGCTTGCTGAAGTTCTCGGCACAAAAGTACTCGGTCATCTTCCGCTCATGCAGCCCTATGAAGATGAAGATGAATTCGCACCATCTGTTTATCAGCAGGACCATCCATTAGGTCAGGAGTACCACAGAATGGCGTCAAAAATTGTTGCGAAAATTGAAGAAGCGGAAGAAGTATAAAAGGAAGGGCCCAGCCCTTCCTTTTAGCTTATCCGCCTTCTGAACCGCTTCCACCTCCACCTTCTCCACCACTTCCACCGCCTTCAGGTTGCTCTTCTTCCTTCTTTCCTCCGCTTTCTTTCCCAGCTGCTTGTTTTTCGGCTGCTTTTAGCAAGATATCTTGCATCTTTGCTTGAAATGTCGGGGTTTCCAGTGTCTTTTGGATCGTTTCCTCTAGATGGGCGCTGAATTCCTGACTTTTAATCACAGTCAAGTATTGCTCGGTCATTTTTGGATCCTTTAATATTTCCAGCATTTGTTTTTGAAACTCCGCATCTTGCATTAAGGCTTTCATGAGCTCCTTTTGTTCTTTAGACATGGATTCTGCATACTTTTTAACAAACTCCGGGTCCTCGAACAACTTCTTCCACATTTCAGCCCCCTTTTCGGAAGCCATGGATTCGTTAATCGCATTTTTAACCATATCCGATTCCATCACGAGATGCTGTTTCATTTTTTCATCTGATAAAATTTCATTAAGGGCTTTTTTGCCATCTTCTGTCTGTAATATGTCAACGACCATTTTTTTCGTCGTCTCATAATCGGCTTCTTTTGCTGACTCACCTTCTCCTCCACATGCGGAGATAACGATGATGGATAAGAGAGACAGCGACATGATGATTTTGCGTATCATCAAATGGCCTCCTTTTCTTGGCAAACGCATAAAAACAGGCGTGTACCGTGTCTTCATATTTTTAATATGAGTTTTTACGGGAAGAATATGCACGTATCACGGGAAAAAACGTGCTGTTCGTGTTAAAATGGAACGAAGCATGACTACATAGAGGATATTCGGCAGGAGGATTATACATTGAACAGTCGCAAGCTTGTTGGTTTATTTTTTAAAACATTATTAATTGGCGGCATAACAGGTCTCATCACAAGCTTTTTTGTCAATACAGATGGTATTTATACAACCTATCTAGATCCGGTTAATGTCAAAGAATTGATCGGGTTGGTTATTTTTTATACAGGATTTGGATTTTTATCGAGTGTGGTAAGCCAGACGGGATTTTTTGCTTATTTGTTTATTAACCGCTTCGGACTTGGGTTCTTTAAAGGCATGTGGCCGGCTGTACAGGTTCTCCTAATTGCGTTCGTTGCATTTGATCTTGTTTATTTTCCGTACCAGGAAACTAAGGGTGAAGTGGCACTTTATTGGTATATCTTAATGAGTGCGGCGATTGTTGGCTATGGGTTGATCATTGCTAAAATTAAGGCCTCGCAAACGAATCAGCGGGCATTTGTACCAGCGCTGTTTCTTATGGTCGTGATGACTTCTGTAGAATGGGTTCCCGCACTGCGGGCAGAAGGAACAGACTATGCATGGCTGATGATCGTTCCTTTATTGGCGTGCAACACCTACCAATTGCTCGTTTTGCACAAATTGACAAGAGATGAACATGGGCAGCCTATTGAAACGAATGGCAAAAATCAACAGACAAATAAAAAGTAAAACGAACCGCTCCATTGCAATGGAGCGGTTCGTTTCATTCAATCATTTCTGACTCTGCATGTGCTTGACTCATCAATTCTGATATAGGTACAAATTGAAAGCCTTTCTTCTTCAACCCTGGCAGAATGGCATCGATTGCTTCAGACGTCTGTTTAACGGCATCAGAGGCATGCATCAGGATGATGTCCCCATTGCTCGTGTTCTTCATAACCGTATTCACGATTTTTTCTGTGCCTGGATTTTCCCAATCATTTGGGTTCACGTTCCAATGGACAACGTCATACCCCATCTGATCTGTCAACTCAAGAATTTCTTGATCAAACTGGCCATTTGGCGGTCTGAGGAGTGTAATGTCTTCGTATCCAAGCTTCCGGAAGATTTCTTTCGCGTGACGCAAATCCTTTTGAATCTGCTCTTTTTCCATTTCAAGATAACTTTTATATCGATACCCAAGCATTCCAATCTCATGCTTGCCATCACTAATTGACTCCAAAATATCCGGATGTTTCTCTGCCCATTCACCACTTATGAAAAACGTCGCCTGTACTTGATGCTTCTCAAGCAGATCGAGAATATCGTGCACCCGTTCCTCACCCCAGCTGATATTAAATGTTAAAGCAATGGCATTCTCATCTGAATCCCCTTTTGAAAGTGCTGCAGGCTGAGCTGTTTGATTAGACAGGATCGACAAAGTTCCGTTACGTTCAAACCAAATAAACAGCGCTGCAAACAATGCAAAAACAACAATCACTGATATCCGTTTCCATTTATTTAACCTGATGGTATAAAAGTGATCCATTCATTGTGCCCCCCTCGGCTTGTCCTTATTAAAAACTTATGAAGAGAACAGGTGTAATATGAATTCCTATTGGGATAAGATATAAAAATTTCCTTAAGAATGGATAAAGTACTCATTAAATGGGTAGAAGTAAATGTATGTGTAAGGAACAAGGAAATTATATAACGTATTCTCAAAGAGGTGATGGAACATGCTGGGTCTATTAATTAATGAAGATGAACAAAAAGAAATGACATATGTTCTCCAACGTGAACTTGATGAACTGTTATTCGATTTGAACGATGAACGAATTGATAGGACTATAAAAGAAGCGATGGAGAAAAGATATCGTGTGTTATTCCAACTATTCAAGCGCGTAGCCCCTGAACAAGAGTGCTTAAGATACATACCTAAGTAATTTCAATCATTTTTTTTAATCAAACTGTTGATTTAGCTTTTTTAATATGGTATAGTATTTTCTGTTGCCGTTATTGATGTGGCTTTTGAAAAAAGAAATAAAATTTATTTTCAAAAGTTATTGACAAAAAAACGCAGCCATGATAAATTATATTTCGTCGTCAAAAAACGACATATTATTTGCTCCTTGAAAACTGAACAAACAACGAAGCAGATGTCTGTAAAACAGATGTCAGAGGTAAGAAGTTTTAAACTTTAAACCCTGAATCAATTTTTTGAGAAGCTAAGACCGTTCATCGATTGGTGTCGATGAACACCCAAACTTTTATGGAGAGTTTGATCTTGGCTCAGGACGAACGCTGGCGGCGTGCCTAATACATGCAAGTCGAGCGCGTGAAGCAGGCAATTGCCCTTCGGGGCATGCGCCTGTGGATCGAGCGGCGGACGGGTGAGTAACACGTGGGCAACCTGCCTGTAAGACTGGGATAACTCCGGGAAACCGGAGCTAATACCGGATAACACCTTTCATCGCATGGTGAGAGGATAAAAGATGGCCTTTGGCTATCACTTACAGATGGGCCCGCGGCGCATTAGCTAGTTGGTGGGGTAAGAGCCTACCAAGGCGACGATGCGTAGCCGACCTGAGAGGGTGATCGGCCACACTGGGACTGAGACACGGCCCAGACTCCTACGGGAGGCAGCAGTAGGGAATCTTCCGCAATGGACGAAAGTCTGACGGAGCAACGCCGCGTGAGTGATGAAGGTTTTCGGATCGTAAAGCTCTGTTGTCAGGGAAGAACAAGTGCCGTTCGAATAGGGCGGCGCCTTGACGGTACCTGACCAGAAAGCCCCGGCTAACTACGTGCCAGCAGCCGCGGTAATACGTAGGGGGCAAGCGTTGTCCGGAATTATTGGGCGTAAAGCGCGCGCAGGCGGTCCTTTAAGTCTGATGTGAAATCTTGCGGCTTAACCGTGAGCGGTCATTGGAAACTGGAGGGCTTGAGTGCAGAAGAGGAGAGTGGAATTCCACGTGTAGCGGTGAAATGCGTAGAGATGTGGAGGAACACCAGTGGCGAAGGCGACTCTCTGGTCTGTAACTGACGCTGAGGTGCGAAAGCGTGGGTAGCAAACAGGATTAGATACCCTGGTAGTCCACGCCGTAAACGATGAGTGCTAGGTGTCAGGGGGTTTCCGCCCCTTGGTGCTGAAGTTAACGCATTAAGCACTCCGCCTGGGGAGTACGGCCGCAAGGCTGAAACTCAAAAGAATTGACGGGGGCCCGCACAAGCGGTGGAGCATGTGGTTTAATTCGACGCAACGCGAAGAACCTTACCAGGTCTTGACATCCTCTGCTAGCGCTGGAGACAGCGTGTTCCCTTCGGGGACAGAGTGACAGGTGGTGCATGGTTGTCGTCAGCTCGTGTCGTGAGATGTTGGGTTAAGTCCCGCAACGAGCGCAACCCTTAACCTTAGTTGCCAGCATTTAGTTGGGCACTCTAAGGTGACTGCCGGTGACAAACCGGAGGAAGGTGGGGATGACGTCAAATCATCATGCCCCTTATGACCTGGGCTACACACGTGCTACAATGGATGGAACAAAGGGCAGCGAAGCCGCGAGGTGTAGCAAATCCCATAAAACCATTCCCAGTTCGGATTGCAGGCTGCAACTCGCCTGCATGAAGCAGGAATCGCTAGTAATCGTGGATCAGCATGCCACGGTGAATACGTTCCCGGGCCTTGTACACACCGCCCGTCACACCACGAGAGTTGGCAACACCCGAAGTCGGTGGGGTAACCTTTATGGAGCCAGCCGCCGAAGGTGGGGCCAATGATTGGGGTGAAGTCGTAACAAGGTAGCCGTATCGGAAGGTGCGGCTGGATCACCTCCTTTCTAAGGATATCTAGCATAGATGCCCGTCAAACGGCATCACAGCTAAATTAACGGAAAGACATCACTTCGTTTGTTTGTTCAGTTTTGAGGGAGTAAATTTCTCATTATATTGAATGGGCCTGTAGCTCAGTTGGTCAGAGCGCACGCCTGATAAGCGTGAGGTCGGTGGTTCAAGTCCTCCCAGGCCCACCATTCAATTATATATATTTCACATGGGGCCTTAGCTCAGCTGGGAGAGCGCCTGCCTTGCACGCAGGAGGTCAGCGGTTCGATCCCGCTAGGCTCCATTTTTGTACCTTGAAAACCAAATAAGAGCAATCAAGACATCAAATAAATCGTATGTTTATTCATTGAAATAAAACACGCCAGTTAAGTGAATAAGGGCGCACGGTGGATGCCTTGGTACCAGGAGCCGAAGAAGGACGGGACTAACACCGATATGCCTCGGGGAGCTGTAAGTAAGCTTTGAACCGGGGATTTCCGAATGGGGGAACCCACTGTTCGTAATGGAGCAGTACGCACATCTGAATACATAGGATGTGTGAGGCAGACCCGGGGAACTGAAACATCTCAGTACCCGGAGGAAGAGAAAGCAAAAGCGATTTCCCAAGTAGCGGCGAGCGAAACGGAATCAGCCCAAACCGGCAGGCTTGCCTGTCGGGGTTGTAGGACACACCATATGGAGTTACAAAGCTGTTTGTTAGACGAATCGATCTGGAAAGATCAGCCAAAGACGGTAACAGCCCGGTAGTCAAAAAGAAGCAGCCTCCGGTGTGGATCCTGAGTACGGCGGAACACGAGAAATTCCGTCGGAATCCGGGAGGACCATCTCCCAAGGCTAAATACTCCCTGGTAACCGATAGTGAACCAGTACCGTGAGGGAAAGGTGAAAAGCACCCCGGAAGGGGAGTGAAAGAGAACCTGAAACCGTGTGCCTACAAGTAGTCGGAGCCCGTTAATGGGTGACGGCGTACCTTTTGTAGAATGGACCGGCGAGTTACGATTGCATGCAAGGTTAAGTGGTAGACACGGAGCCGCAGCGAAAGCGAGTCTGAATAGGGCGTATGAGTATGTAGTCGTAGACCCGAAACCGTGTGATCTACCCATGTCCAGGGTGAAGGTCAGGTAACACTGACAGGAGGCCCGAACCCACGTATGTTGAAAAATGCGGGGATGAGGTGTGGGTAGGGGTGAAATGCCAATCGAACACGGAGATAGCTGGTTCTCTCCGAAATAGCTTTAGGGCTAGCCTCAAGATCAGAGTACCGGAGGTAGAGCACTGATTGGACTAGGGGCCCTCATCGGGTTACCGAATTCAGTCAAACTCCGAATGCCGGATACTTATGCTTGGGAGTCAGACTATGGGTGATAAGGTTCATAGTCGAAAGGGAAACAGCCCAGACCGCCAGCTAAGGTCCCAAAGTATACGTTAAGTGGAAAAGGATGTGGCGTTGCACAGACAACCAGGATGTTGGCTTAGAAGCAGCCACCATTTAAAGAGTGCGTAATAGCTCACTGGTCGAGTGACACTGCGCCGAAAATGTACCGGGGCTAAACGTATCACCGAAGCTGCGGATTGTTCTTCGAACAATGGTAGGAGAGCGTTCTAAGTGCTGTGAAGTCAGACCGTGAGGACTGGTGGAGCGCTTAGAAGTGAGAATGCCGGTATGAGTAGCGAAAAAAGAGTGAGAATCTCTTTCACCGAAAGCCCAAGGTTTCCTGAGGAAGGCTCGTCCTCTCAGGGTTAGTCGGGACCTAAGCCGAGGCCGAAAGGCGTAGGCGATGGCCAACAGGTTGATATTCCTGTACCACCTCGTGACCGTTTGAGCGATGGGGGGACGCAGGAGGATAGGACAAGCGCACCGATGGACGTGTGCGCCCAAGCAGCGAGGGAGTTGGATAGGTAAATCCGTCCAACAATCCCAATCTGTGATGGGGAGGGAAATTGAGTACCGAAGTGTCTGAATCCACACTGCCAAGAAAAGCCTCTAGCAAGGTCACAGGTGCCCGTACCGCAAACCGACACAGGTAGGCGCGGAGAGAATCCGAAGGTGAGCGGGAGAACTCTCGTTAAGGAACTCGGCAAAATGACCCCGTAACTTCGGGAGAAGGGGTGCTCCTTTAAGGAGGAGCCGCAGTGAATAGGCCCAAGCGACTGTTTAGCAAAAACACAGGTCTCTGCGAAGCCGAAAGGCGAAGTATAGGGGCTGACACCTGCCCGGTGCTGGAAGGTTAAGGGGACGCGTTAGAGCCTACGGGCTCGAAGCGTAGAACTGAAGCCCCAGTAAACGGCGGCCGTAACTATAACGGTCCTAAGGTAGCGAAATTCCTTGTCGGGTAAGTTCCGACCCGCACGAAAGGTGCAACGACTTGGGCACTGTCTCAACGAGAGACCCGGTGAAATTATACTATGCGTGAAGATGCGCATTACCCGCGACAGGACGGAAAGACCCCGTGGAGCTTTACTGTAGCCTGATATTGAATGTTTGTACAGCTTGTACAGGATAGGTGGGAGCCTTGGAAGCGTGAGCGCCAGCTTACGTGGAGGCACCGGTGGGATACCACCCTGGCTGTACGACCATTCTAACCCAGGACCGTGATCCGGTCCGGAGACAGTGTCAGGCAGGCAGTTTGACTGGGGCGGTCGCCTCCCAAAAGGTAACGGAGGCGCCCAAAGGTTCCCTCAGAATGGTTGGAAATCATTCGCAGAGTGCAAAGGCAGAAGGGAGCTTGACTGCGAGACCTACAAGTCGAGCAGGGACGAAAGTCGGGCTTAGTGATCCGGTGGTTCCGCATGGAAGGGCCATCGCTCAACGGATAAAAGCTACCCCGGGGATAACAGGCTTATCTCCCCCAAGAGTTCACATCGACGGGGAGGTTTGGCACCTCGATGTCGGCTCATCGCATCCTGGGGCTGTAGTCGGTCCCAAGGGTTGGGCTGTTCGCCCATTAAAGCGGTACGCGAGCTGGGTTCAGAACGTCGTGAGACAGTTCGGTCCCTATCCGTCGTGGGCGCAGGAAGTTTGAGAGGAGCTGTCCTTAGTACGAGAGGACCGGGATGGACACACCGCTGGTGTACCAGTTGTTCCGCCAGGAGCATAGCTGGGTAGCTACGTGTGGCAAGGATAAGTGCTGAAAGCATCTAAGCATGAAGCCTCCCTCAAGATGAGACTTCCCATCACTTCGAGTGAGTAAGATCCCTCAGAGACGATGAGGTTGATAGGTCTGGTGTGGAAGCGTGGTGACACGTGAAGCTGACAGATACTAATCGATCGAGGACTTAACTAGCGTAAAGTACGATGATGACTTGACCTCTTATTTGATTTTCAGGGTACAAATTTAAAAAAGAACTTGCATTTTTCGATTAAAATGCTATAATAGTTCTTGTCCTTAAAACAGCATAAAGGTCTGGTGGCAATAGCGAAGAGGTCACACCTGTTCCCATGCCGAACACAGCAGTTAAGCTCTTCTGCGCCGATGGTAGTTGGGGCATCGCCCCTGCAAGAGTAGGTCGCCGCCAGGCAAACTATGTTTTTAAAACCTCTAAACAGTTTGTTAATACTCAGTGATATTTATATATCATTGGGTTTATTAATATCTGAGAGTACATATACAACTCCATTTAATCCACAGTAGCTCAGTGGTAGAGCAATCGGCTGTTAACCGATCGGTCGCAGGTTCGAATCCTGCCTGTGGAGCCAAAAACTTCATATGCTTCCATAGCTCAGCAGGTAGAGCGCTTCCATGGTAAGGAAGAGGTCGCCAGTTCAAATCTGGCTGGAAGCTCTACGGCGTATCCCTTGGGCAATAAGGGATACGCTTTATTTATTGCATGTATATAAAAGGCAAGTATTTGGTTCGAGTGACGGAACGAGTGACGAACTAGAATAAAACGTTGAAAACGTCACTGGCCTTTTGTTCATCCTCTGTTGTGATATGTGAATACATATTTAACGTTGTCCTAATATCTTTATGTCCTAATCTTTTTTGCACGATTTTCATGTTGACACCTTCGCTTAAAATTAAAGATGCAGACGAATGTCTTAAATCATGGAATCGAATACGTTTGATTTTATCTTGATTACGATTCATGAA
This sequence is a window from Lentibacillus sp. JNUCC-1. Protein-coding genes within it:
- a CDS encoding Mrp/NBP35 family ATP-binding protein; this encodes MLTKEEVIDLLNPVKDPFLHKTLEETDGIVSVTVKEEKNHVSVKVGISKLNTGEQMQMQQEIVQILKKNGATTVGLRFEQLPDEVIQKYQDTAGDDKKDTILGGSSQPTFIAVASGKGGVGKSTVTVNLAMALKRLGKRVGIIDADIYGFSVPDMMGIEYRPAVRGEKIIPVDRFGVKVISMGFFVEDNSPIIWRGPMLGKMINSFFSEVEWGDLDYLLLDLPPGTGDIAMDVHDLLPSCKEVIVTTPHPSAAFVAARAGQMALKTEHEILGVIENMAYYESKKTGEKEYVFGKGGGEKLAEVLGTKVLGHLPLMQPYEDEDEFAPSVYQQDHPLGQEYHRMASKIVAKIEEAEEV
- the gerD gene encoding spore germination lipoprotein GerD gives rise to the protein MIRKIIMSLSLLSIIVISACGGEGESAKEADYETTKKMVVDILQTEDGKKALNEILSDEKMKQHLVMESDMVKNAINESMASEKGAEMWKKLFEDPEFVKKYAESMSKEQKELMKALMQDAEFQKQMLEILKDPKMTEQYLTVIKSQEFSAHLEETIQKTLETPTFQAKMQDILLKAAEKQAAGKESGGKKEEEQPEGGGSGGEGGGGSGSEGG
- a CDS encoding KinB-signaling pathway activation protein gives rise to the protein MNSRKLVGLFFKTLLIGGITGLITSFFVNTDGIYTTYLDPVNVKELIGLVIFYTGFGFLSSVVSQTGFFAYLFINRFGLGFFKGMWPAVQVLLIAFVAFDLVYFPYQETKGEVALYWYILMSAAIVGYGLIIAKIKASQTNQRAFVPALFLMVVMTSVEWVPALRAEGTDYAWLMIVPLLACNTYQLLVLHKLTRDEHGQPIETNGKNQQTNKK
- the pdaB gene encoding polysaccharide deacetylase family sporulation protein PdaB, which gives rise to MDHFYTIRLNKWKRISVIVVFALFAALFIWFERNGTLSILSNQTAQPAALSKGDSDENAIALTFNISWGEERVHDILDLLEKHQVQATFFISGEWAEKHPDILESISDGKHEIGMLGYRYKSYLEMEKEQIQKDLRHAKEIFRKLGYEDITLLRPPNGQFDQEILELTDQMGYDVVHWNVNPNDWENPGTEKIVNTVMKNTSNGDIILMHASDAVKQTSEAIDAILPGLKKKGFQFVPISELMSQAHAESEMIE